One segment of Paraburkholderia sp. PREW-6R DNA contains the following:
- a CDS encoding 2-oxoglutarate and iron-dependent oxygenase domain-containing protein: MPVTRIPIIDLAGVRAGDPQALQRVAQEIREACTTIGFFYIINHGVPQAAIDAAAQAARTFFAFPVETKRRAAVNQRHRGFNALGDATMYQAKRPDYKEFFSIGLELPEDDPDVLAGQALRGPNNWPDFMPALRPALYGYYEAVAACGADLLRAVAVSLGVDEQFFAPRYTKRMQRTQMVYYPPQPPQSDADQFGVAPHTDYGCITLLWQDQIGGLQVREIANDTWVDAPPVEGSFVVNVGDLLARWTNDRFRSTLHRVINASGRERYSIATFYDPTYGAQVDPRELGASEADLKYQPVAAGDYILGRINDSMGYRKQRAAHQASP; encoded by the coding sequence ATGCCCGTGACTCGCATTCCGATCATCGATCTCGCCGGCGTACGCGCCGGCGACCCGCAGGCTTTGCAGCGCGTCGCGCAGGAAATCCGCGAAGCGTGCACGACAATCGGCTTCTTCTACATCATCAATCATGGTGTCCCGCAGGCCGCGATCGACGCCGCCGCACAGGCTGCGCGCACCTTCTTCGCGTTTCCGGTGGAAACCAAGCGGCGCGCGGCGGTCAATCAGCGGCATCGCGGATTCAATGCACTCGGCGACGCCACCATGTATCAGGCCAAACGCCCCGATTACAAGGAGTTCTTCAGCATTGGCCTGGAGTTGCCCGAAGACGATCCGGACGTGCTGGCAGGGCAGGCGCTGCGGGGTCCGAACAACTGGCCGGACTTCATGCCGGCATTGCGGCCCGCATTGTACGGGTACTATGAGGCGGTGGCGGCGTGCGGCGCCGATCTGTTGCGCGCGGTCGCGGTGAGCCTCGGGGTGGACGAGCAGTTCTTCGCGCCGCGCTACACCAAACGGATGCAGCGCACGCAGATGGTCTACTATCCGCCGCAGCCGCCCCAGTCGGATGCCGATCAGTTCGGCGTCGCGCCGCACACGGATTATGGCTGCATCACGCTGCTGTGGCAGGATCAGATCGGCGGTCTGCAGGTGCGCGAGATCGCCAACGACACCTGGGTGGATGCGCCGCCCGTCGAAGGCAGCTTCGTCGTGAACGTGGGCGATCTGCTCGCGCGATGGACCAATGACCGCTTTCGCTCCACGCTGCATCGCGTCATCAATGCATCCGGGCGTGAGCGCTATTCGATCGCCACGTTCTATGATCCGACTTACGGCGCGCAGGTCGATCCGCGCGAGCTCGGGGCGAGCGAGGCTGATCTGAAGTATCAGCCGGTTGCGGCGGGCGACTACATTCTCGGCCGGATCAACGATTCGATGGGTTATCGGAAGCAA
- a CDS encoding ABC transporter permease subunit (The N-terminal region of this protein, as described by TIGR01726, is a three transmembrane segment that identifies a subfamily of ABC transporter permease subunits, which specificities that include histidine, arginine, glutamine, glutamate, L-cystine (sic), the opines (in Agrobacterium) octopine and nopaline, etc.), with the protein MARITMLGFGPEGWGGVLLLAALMTVALTLAALAVGAVFGGLIAAAKLSRFRTLRVIGDVYTTVFRGVPELLVIYLFYFGGSTLVTTVGQWFGAEGFVGVPPFVIGALAVGMISGAYQAEVYRAAVLAVSPGELEAARSIGMPTLTMARRILIPQVLRFALPGIGNVWQLSLKDSALISVTGLAELLRTSQVAAGSTHQYFTFFVVGGALYLVMTSISNRVFNRAEARVGRSFKRNFARN; encoded by the coding sequence ATGGCTCGGATAACGATGCTCGGCTTCGGGCCGGAAGGCTGGGGCGGCGTACTGTTGCTCGCGGCGTTGATGACGGTCGCGCTGACGCTCGCGGCGCTCGCGGTGGGTGCAGTGTTCGGCGGCCTGATCGCGGCGGCCAAGCTGTCGCGCTTCCGGACGCTGCGTGTGATCGGCGACGTGTACACCACCGTGTTTCGCGGCGTGCCTGAGCTGCTGGTCATTTACCTGTTCTATTTTGGCGGCTCGACGCTCGTCACCACGGTCGGCCAATGGTTCGGCGCGGAAGGATTCGTCGGCGTGCCGCCGTTCGTGATCGGTGCACTTGCAGTCGGCATGATTTCCGGTGCGTACCAGGCCGAGGTCTACCGTGCCGCCGTGCTCGCGGTGTCGCCCGGCGAACTGGAAGCCGCGCGCTCGATCGGCATGCCTACGCTTACCATGGCGCGCCGCATCCTGATTCCGCAAGTGCTGCGGTTCGCTCTGCCTGGCATCGGCAATGTGTGGCAACTGAGCCTGAAGGATTCGGCGCTGATCTCCGTTACCGGGCTCGCCGAACTGCTGCGCACGAGCCAGGTGGCGGCAGGCTCCACCCATCAATATTTCACGTTCTTCGTGGTGGGCGGCGCGCTGTACCTCGTCATGACCAGCATTTCGAACCGCGTGTTCAACCGCGCCGAAGCACGCGTAGGCCGGTCCTTCAAGCGCAATTTCGCGCGCAACTGA
- the hutH gene encoding histidine ammonia-lyase, with amino-acid sequence MAVIRSDRSLDWVQVAAVAAGEPLELSSGARARIAAARVLVEQIVERGIRAYGVNTGVGALCDVIVSPAEQRTLSRNILMSHAVGVGAPLDVAETRAIMTAAVNNFAHGHSGVRVEVVDQLVALLNADCLPEVPAFGSVGYLSHMAHIALVCIGEGYARYRGERLKGRDALQRLGLKPLVLEAKEGLSLINGTPCVTGLAALALARAERLLDWTDIVAAMSFENLRGQLAAFDEDSLALRISPGLNHVGRRMRIALADSGILAAVVGHRTQDPLSMRTIPHVHGAARDVLAATADVVDRELASITDNPSVAGTPEEPRVYSQAHAVGASIALAMDSLATAIAQVAAMAERRLDRLVNPLVSGLPAFLAEPGGTCSGFMIAQYTAASLVAQNRRLALPASLDGGITSGLQEDHLCHATPAALKALEIIDNAGRIVAIELLAAAQAYDLQNVDAPRAPHTDALWHRVRQLVPTFRDDRPLADDMSVAFRMIADQSPPPLPNPGNIGPRAPVREAGIGLTTIASLASVAAAGPSGNAANDAANDANDAANDGLAAAHQA; translated from the coding sequence ATGGCCGTGATCCGTTCCGATCGTTCTCTCGACTGGGTTCAGGTGGCCGCCGTCGCCGCCGGTGAGCCGCTCGAACTTTCCTCCGGCGCACGCGCGCGCATCGCGGCGGCGCGCGTGCTCGTCGAACAGATCGTGGAGCGCGGCATTCGCGCCTACGGTGTCAACACGGGCGTTGGCGCGCTGTGCGACGTGATCGTGTCGCCCGCCGAGCAACGCACGCTGTCGCGCAATATCCTGATGAGTCACGCGGTGGGCGTGGGCGCGCCGCTCGATGTCGCGGAGACGCGCGCAATCATGACGGCGGCCGTCAACAACTTCGCGCATGGACATTCCGGCGTGCGTGTCGAAGTGGTCGATCAACTGGTTGCGCTGCTCAATGCCGATTGCCTGCCTGAAGTGCCGGCGTTCGGTTCGGTCGGTTATCTGAGTCATATGGCGCATATTGCGCTGGTGTGCATTGGCGAAGGGTATGCGCGTTACCGTGGCGAGCGTCTGAAAGGACGCGACGCGTTGCAGCGGCTCGGGCTGAAACCGCTCGTGCTGGAAGCGAAAGAAGGTTTGAGCCTGATCAACGGCACGCCGTGCGTGACGGGACTCGCCGCGCTGGCGCTCGCGCGTGCGGAGCGCCTGCTCGACTGGACCGATATCGTCGCAGCAATGAGTTTCGAGAATCTGCGCGGCCAGCTCGCCGCATTCGACGAAGATTCGCTCGCGCTACGTATCTCACCCGGATTGAACCATGTCGGCCGACGTATGCGCATTGCGCTTGCCGACAGCGGCATTCTTGCCGCCGTGGTCGGGCATCGCACGCAGGACCCGCTGAGCATGCGGACCATTCCGCATGTGCATGGCGCCGCCCGCGACGTGCTTGCTGCGACCGCCGACGTGGTCGACCGCGAACTTGCGTCGATCACCGATAACCCGAGTGTCGCCGGCACGCCGGAAGAGCCGCGCGTGTATTCGCAGGCGCACGCCGTGGGGGCTTCGATCGCGCTCGCAATGGACAGCCTCGCCACCGCGATCGCGCAGGTCGCGGCAATGGCGGAGCGTCGGCTCGACCGCCTCGTCAATCCGCTCGTCAGCGGTTTGCCCGCGTTTCTTGCCGAACCGGGCGGCACCTGTTCCGGCTTCATGATCGCGCAATACACGGCGGCTTCGCTCGTCGCGCAGAACCGGCGGCTCGCGCTGCCTGCAAGTCTGGACGGCGGCATTACGTCGGGGTTGCAGGAAGATCACCTGTGCCACGCGACGCCGGCCGCGCTGAAGGCGCTGGAGATCATCGACAACGCCGGGCGAATCGTCGCGATCGAACTGCTGGCCGCGGCGCAGGCCTATGATCTGCAAAACGTCGACGCGCCGCGCGCGCCGCACACGGATGCGCTCTGGCATCGCGTGCGGCAACTCGTGCCCACGTTCCGCGACGACCGGCCGCTCGCCGATGACATGAGCGTCGCCTTTCGCATGATCGCTGACCAGAGCCCGCCGCCGCTGCCGAACCCCGGCAATATCGGGCCCCGCGCGCCGGTGCGCGAGGCCGGCATCGGGCTGACCACGATCGCGAGTCTCGCGAGCGTTGCCGCAGCCGGCCCGTCGGGCAACGCCGCCAACGACGCCGCCAACGACGCCAACGACGCCGCGAACGACGGTCTGGCCGCGGCTCACCAGGCATGA
- a CDS encoding amino acid ABC transporter permease: protein MFSTTVFVQGLPLLLHAALATIGISLAGLVIGFFVAIGVCSARLSANRAARMAGGAYVFFFRGVPMLVQLLLVYYLLPFAGINVSPVVAAISAVSLCSASYIAEILRGGFLSIPPGHIEAARMLGLSPFDMLRRILVPQAFRLTLPSLVNEMVLLIKASSLISVVGVAELTRTAQNIAASTYRPLEAYLAAGLIYFVICGTLALVAHAAEYRLQHA, encoded by the coding sequence ATGTTCAGCACGACAGTCTTCGTTCAGGGTTTACCGCTTCTGCTGCACGCGGCGCTCGCCACCATCGGCATTTCGCTGGCAGGTCTCGTGATCGGCTTCTTCGTCGCGATCGGTGTGTGTTCGGCGCGGCTGTCGGCAAACCGCGCGGCGCGCATGGCCGGCGGCGCCTACGTATTCTTCTTCCGCGGCGTGCCGATGCTCGTGCAACTGCTGCTGGTGTATTACCTGCTGCCGTTCGCCGGCATCAACGTATCGCCGGTGGTGGCCGCCATCAGCGCCGTGTCGCTGTGTTCCGCCTCATACATCGCCGAGATTCTGCGCGGCGGCTTTCTCAGCATTCCTCCGGGCCACATCGAAGCCGCGCGCATGCTCGGCCTCTCGCCATTCGACATGCTGCGGCGCATTCTCGTGCCGCAAGCGTTTCGTCTGACGCTGCCCTCGCTCGTGAACGAGATGGTGCTGCTCATCAAGGCTTCGTCGCTGATCTCGGTAGTGGGCGTTGCGGAGCTGACGCGTACCGCGCAGAACATTGCCGCGAGCACATACCGTCCGCTCGAAGCCTATCTCGCGGCGGGACTGATCTATTTCGTGATCTGCGGCACGCTGGCGCTCGTCGCGCATGCTGCGGAGTACCGGCTACAGCACGCCTGA
- the hutC gene encoding histidine utilization repressor yields the protein MTKTRAAAQNADTQHRLARQQETPVKAMPAYEQIKRYVIQRISAGDWKPGGLIPSETELVKEFGVARMTVSRALRELTTERVLTRVQGSGTFVAPQRYESTVLEIRNIADEIAARGHRHSARVLSLEPSDDPHALEALGLASGPAFHSCIVHSEEGEPIQYEDRYVNPKVFPDYLDQDFTVETPNHYMVRLAPIQRAEFRIYAQKPDAYVRRHLLMDIGEPCLQLWRRTWVGDDVATSVQLWHPATRFHLAGNV from the coding sequence ATGACAAAAACGCGCGCTGCAGCGCAAAACGCCGACACGCAGCACCGCCTCGCGCGGCAGCAGGAAACACCTGTCAAAGCGATGCCCGCGTATGAACAGATCAAGCGCTATGTGATCCAGCGCATCAGCGCCGGCGACTGGAAGCCAGGCGGGCTCATTCCATCCGAAACGGAACTGGTGAAGGAATTCGGCGTCGCGCGCATGACCGTGTCGCGCGCGCTGCGTGAACTCACGACCGAGCGTGTGCTCACCAGGGTGCAAGGCTCGGGCACGTTCGTCGCGCCGCAGCGCTATGAGTCGACGGTGCTGGAAATCCGCAATATCGCCGACGAAATCGCCGCGCGCGGTCATCGGCATTCGGCGCGCGTGCTTTCGCTCGAACCGAGCGACGACCCGCACGCGCTCGAAGCACTTGGCCTCGCGAGTGGACCCGCTTTTCATTCGTGCATCGTGCACAGCGAAGAGGGCGAGCCGATCCAGTACGAAGACCGCTACGTGAATCCGAAAGTGTTTCCGGACTATCTCGATCAGGACTTCACGGTCGAGACGCCGAATCACTACATGGTGCGGCTCGCGCCGATCCAGCGCGCGGAATTTCGCATCTACGCGCAAAAGCCCGACGCTTACGTGCGGCGGCATCTGCTGATGGATATCGGTGAGCCGTGCCTGCAGTTATGGCGTCGCACCTGGGTGGGCGACGATGTCGCGACCTCGGTGCAATTGTGGCATCCGGCAACGCGCTTTCATCTGGCCGGGAACGTGTAG
- a CDS encoding amino acid ABC transporter permease: MQKLDPTVITHNIQPIAAGLATTLGTWAAGVAIGLLIGFLIAVLQLFCGRWVRGALRVYIELFRGTPFLVQLFLLYYGGPSFGITLEPMTAGVLGLGFYGSAYFAEAFRSGFQSVPAGHLEAASCLGLTRWQAVLRIQVPQMLVLIVPALTNLIIVLSKETAVLSIVTVPELTFVLTGIGSATFAFVETLLMLCVCYLALVELTSRAGMWAETRIARFMA; encoded by the coding sequence ATGCAAAAGCTCGATCCCACCGTCATCACGCACAACATCCAGCCGATCGCCGCGGGTCTCGCGACCACGCTCGGCACGTGGGCCGCGGGCGTCGCGATCGGCCTTCTGATCGGCTTTCTGATCGCCGTGCTGCAACTCTTTTGCGGACGCTGGGTGCGCGGCGCGCTGCGCGTGTATATCGAACTGTTTCGCGGCACGCCTTTTCTGGTGCAGCTGTTTCTGCTTTACTACGGCGGCCCTTCGTTCGGCATCACGCTCGAACCCATGACAGCCGGCGTGCTGGGCCTCGGGTTCTATGGCAGCGCGTATTTCGCCGAAGCGTTCCGCTCGGGTTTCCAGTCGGTGCCCGCGGGCCATCTCGAAGCCGCGTCATGTCTCGGTCTCACGCGCTGGCAGGCGGTGCTGCGCATTCAGGTGCCGCAAATGCTGGTGCTGATCGTGCCTGCGCTCACCAACCTCATCATCGTGTTGAGCAAGGAAACGGCGGTGCTCTCGATTGTCACGGTGCCTGAGTTGACGTTCGTGCTGACCGGCATCGGCTCGGCTACGTTTGCTTTCGTCGAAACACTGCTCATGCTTTGCGTGTGCTATCTCGCGCTGGTCGAGCTGACTTCGCGCGCCGGCATGTGGGCCGAAACGCGCATCGCCCGTTTCATGGCATGA
- a CDS encoding transporter substrate-binding domain-containing protein → MKVKRTTLAKALMGAILGAATVVAAPVEAKDWKTVTIALEGGYAPWNLTLPGGKLGGFEPELVANLCERIKLQCNLVAQDWDGMIPGLQAGKFDVLMDAISITPEREKIIAFSRPYAATPATFAVADTKVLPKAAPNSGVVKLSGDPKSDQPTVDALRKQLKGRTIGIQSGTVYTKFINDGFKDIATIRVYKTSPERDLDLANGRIDASFDDVTYYAANIDKKETASIVMAGPKIGGPIWGPGEGLAFRKQDADLKTKFDTAIGAALADGTVKKISNKWFKTDVTP, encoded by the coding sequence GTGAAAGTGAAGCGGACGACGTTAGCAAAAGCATTGATGGGTGCCATTCTCGGCGCGGCAACCGTTGTTGCCGCGCCGGTCGAGGCCAAAGACTGGAAGACAGTCACGATTGCGCTGGAAGGCGGCTATGCGCCGTGGAATCTGACGTTGCCCGGCGGCAAGCTCGGCGGCTTCGAGCCCGAGCTCGTCGCCAACCTGTGCGAGCGTATCAAGCTGCAATGCAACCTCGTCGCGCAGGATTGGGACGGCATGATTCCTGGTCTGCAGGCAGGAAAGTTCGATGTCCTGATGGATGCGATCTCCATCACACCGGAGCGTGAAAAAATCATCGCGTTCTCGCGGCCGTATGCAGCAACTCCAGCCACGTTCGCCGTCGCCGACACCAAGGTGCTGCCGAAAGCCGCGCCGAATTCCGGCGTCGTGAAGCTGTCGGGCGATCCGAAATCCGATCAGCCGACCGTCGACGCATTGCGCAAGCAGCTCAAGGGCAGAACCATCGGCATCCAGTCCGGCACGGTCTACACCAAATTCATCAACGACGGCTTCAAGGACATCGCCACGATCCGCGTGTACAAGACCTCGCCGGAGCGTGACCTCGATCTGGCGAACGGCCGCATCGACGCATCGTTTGACGACGTGACCTACTACGCCGCGAACATCGACAAGAAGGAAACGGCGTCGATCGTCATGGCGGGTCCGAAGATCGGTGGCCCGATCTGGGGGCCGGGCGAAGGGCTGGCCTTTCGCAAACAGGACGCCGACCTGAAAACGAAGTTCGACACGGCGATCGGCGCGGCGCTCGCCGACGGCACCGTGAAGAAGATCTCGAACAAGTGGTTCAAGACCGACGTCACGCCTTAA
- a CDS encoding amino acid ABC transporter ATP-binding protein: MNAIADMPSSASTAATGTPPGPPLIEVRDLRKRFGDVEVLRGVDLDIARSEVVCIIGPSGSGKSTLLRCLAALETYDQGDVRIEGELLGYSERNGKRVRASQGEINRVRRNVGMVFQQFNLWPHMTALGNVMEALLRVRHLSRDEARRRANAMLDTVGLAHKGDAYPAKLSGGQQQRVAIARALAMEPHIMLFDEPTSALDPELVGEVLQVMKQLARDGMTMAVVTHEMGFAAQVADKVMFIDQGRIAVQGKPHDVFHDAGQPRLRQFLQNYFDRNAFWARGPDDTETR; the protein is encoded by the coding sequence ATGAACGCCATCGCCGACATGCCCTCTTCCGCGTCCACCGCCGCCACCGGAACGCCGCCCGGGCCGCCGCTCATCGAAGTGCGTGATCTGCGCAAGCGCTTCGGCGACGTGGAAGTCCTGCGCGGTGTCGATCTGGACATCGCACGCTCCGAGGTGGTGTGCATCATCGGGCCATCAGGCTCGGGCAAGAGCACGCTGCTGCGCTGCCTCGCCGCGCTCGAAACTTACGATCAGGGCGACGTGCGCATCGAAGGCGAACTCCTCGGTTATAGCGAACGCAACGGCAAGCGCGTGCGCGCGTCGCAGGGCGAGATCAACCGCGTGCGGCGCAACGTCGGCATGGTGTTCCAGCAGTTCAATCTGTGGCCGCATATGACAGCGCTTGGCAACGTCATGGAAGCGCTGCTGCGCGTTCGCCACCTGTCGCGCGACGAAGCGCGCCGCCGCGCGAATGCGATGCTCGACACGGTCGGACTCGCGCACAAGGGCGACGCGTACCCCGCGAAACTGTCGGGCGGCCAGCAGCAGCGCGTAGCCATCGCGCGGGCGCTTGCGATGGAGCCGCACATCATGCTGTTCGACGAGCCCACGTCGGCGCTCGATCCCGAACTGGTCGGCGAAGTGCTGCAGGTGATGAAACAGCTCGCTCGCGACGGCATGACGATGGCCGTCGTCACCCATGAGATGGGCTTTGCCGCGCAGGTGGCGGACAAGGTGATGTTCATCGATCAGGGCCGCATCGCCGTGCAAGGCAAACCGCACGATGTGTTTCACGACGCGGGCCAGCCTCGCTTGCGCCAGTTCCTGCAGAACTATTTCGACCGCAACGCGTTCTGGGCGCGCGGCCCCGACGATACGGAGACGCGATGA
- a CDS encoding transporter substrate-binding domain-containing protein — protein MSILAGWKCRLVMLALCAASVTAHAEDQLAKVKKAGELVVGTEMQFAPFDFLENGQQAGFNKDLFAEIGKEMGVKVRFIDLPWPSVLPGLEAGKFDMVGGPLTVTKARMERYTYTLPIADATDALLKRANDSSVKQSSDIAGKTVGAGKGSAQLDQLKTYVATLPKPPEIREYVDNNQAYADLAAGRIAAVANSMTNIAYVAKQRPETFAVVQPPFGAKVYFAYCLRKDADSKPLADAFDAALVKMHNDGRLAALQKKWFGVVMDAPSTMPTPNY, from the coding sequence ATGAGCATCCTTGCAGGCTGGAAGTGTCGTCTGGTCATGCTGGCGTTGTGCGCGGCAAGCGTCACCGCGCACGCGGAAGATCAACTCGCCAAGGTGAAAAAAGCCGGCGAGCTGGTCGTCGGTACCGAAATGCAGTTCGCGCCTTTCGACTTCCTTGAAAACGGCCAGCAAGCAGGCTTCAACAAGGATCTGTTCGCCGAGATCGGCAAGGAAATGGGTGTGAAAGTGCGCTTCATCGACCTGCCCTGGCCGAGCGTGCTACCGGGTCTCGAAGCCGGCAAATTCGACATGGTGGGCGGACCGCTGACCGTCACCAAGGCGCGCATGGAGCGCTATACGTACACGCTGCCGATTGCCGACGCCACCGATGCATTGCTCAAACGTGCAAATGATTCGTCGGTCAAACAATCGTCGGATATCGCCGGCAAAACGGTGGGCGCGGGCAAAGGCTCGGCGCAGCTCGACCAGTTGAAGACCTACGTCGCAACGCTGCCCAAGCCGCCGGAGATCCGCGAATACGTCGACAACAATCAGGCCTACGCCGACCTCGCCGCCGGTCGCATCGCAGCAGTGGCGAATTCGATGACCAATATCGCGTACGTCGCCAAGCAGCGCCCGGAAACCTTTGCGGTCGTGCAGCCGCCGTTCGGCGCGAAAGTGTATTTCGCTTACTGTCTGCGTAAGGACGCCGACAGCAAGCCGCTCGCCGACGCATTCGACGCCGCGCTCGTGAAGATGCACAACGACGGGCGTCTGGCCGCGCTGCAAAAGAAATGGTTCGGCGTCGTCATGGACGCACCGAGCACGATGCCCACTCCGAACTATTGA
- a CDS encoding ATP-binding cassette domain-containing protein: MNANAPVALSVKNIHKSFGDHHVLKGISLDAHQGDVISILGASGSGKSTFLRCLNLLETPDDGSVALAGEELKMKRRGDGKLQPSDRRQVDRIRSQLGMVFQNFNLWSHMTVLENLIEGPMRVQKRSRAESVEEAEALLAKVGLAEKRGHYPAHLSGGQQQRVAIARALAMHPEVMLFDEPTSALDPELVGEVLRVMRSLAEEGRTMLVVTHEMGFARHVSNRVMFLHQGQVEADGTPDEVFVDSTSDRFRQFVSSHQDRTAN; the protein is encoded by the coding sequence ATGAACGCAAACGCACCGGTCGCACTGTCGGTCAAGAACATCCACAAGTCGTTTGGCGACCATCACGTACTCAAGGGCATTTCGCTCGACGCTCATCAGGGCGACGTGATCTCGATTCTCGGTGCGAGCGGCTCCGGCAAGAGCACGTTTTTGCGCTGCCTGAATCTGCTCGAAACACCGGACGACGGCTCGGTCGCGCTCGCCGGCGAAGAACTGAAGATGAAGCGCCGCGGCGACGGCAAGCTGCAACCCAGCGACCGGCGTCAGGTAGACCGCATACGTTCGCAACTCGGCATGGTGTTTCAGAACTTCAATCTGTGGTCGCACATGACGGTGCTCGAAAACCTGATCGAAGGACCGATGCGGGTACAGAAGCGCAGCCGCGCCGAATCGGTGGAAGAAGCCGAGGCGTTGCTCGCAAAGGTGGGGCTCGCGGAAAAGCGCGGGCATTATCCGGCGCATCTTTCAGGCGGTCAGCAGCAGCGCGTGGCGATTGCGCGCGCGCTGGCCATGCATCCGGAAGTGATGCTGTTCGACGAGCCCACGTCCGCGCTCGATCCCGAACTGGTCGGCGAAGTACTGCGCGTCATGCGCTCGCTCGCCGAGGAGGGCCGCACCATGCTGGTCGTTACGCACGAAATGGGTTTCGCGCGGCACGTGTCGAATCGCGTGATGTTCCTGCATCAGGGCCAGGTGGAAGCGGACGGCACGCCAGACGAAGTATTCGTCGACAGCACGTCGGACCGCTTCCGCCAGTTCGTGTCGAGCCACCAGGACCGCACCGCCAACTGA
- the hutC gene encoding histidine utilization repressor, whose protein sequence is MSATVRSKSHDHASPGAAQKPARTAAGAPIAPTAGEVAPAARYEQVKQHIREIIGSGARQAGDRLPSELDLVATLGVSRMTVNRALRELADEGLVTRVSGVGTFVAQTKPQSTLLMIAHIGDEIRSRGHEYSCDTVLSQRETASVIVSNALGLAPGASVFHVICVHRENGVPVQLEDRYVNPSIAPDFLQQDFSALRPSEYLFEIVPAHDVEHVVDAGLPTRAEAELLDIRAEEPCLTLVRRTWTSGVAVTFARFVHPGSRYRLGCRFSPDTSQRQG, encoded by the coding sequence ATGTCCGCCACGGTCCGCAGCAAATCGCACGACCATGCGTCGCCCGGCGCGGCGCAGAAGCCCGCGCGCACGGCTGCTGGTGCGCCCATTGCGCCGACTGCCGGCGAAGTCGCACCGGCTGCGCGTTATGAGCAGGTCAAGCAGCACATCCGCGAGATCATCGGATCGGGCGCGCGCCAGGCGGGTGACCGTCTGCCTTCGGAGCTCGATCTCGTCGCGACGCTCGGCGTGTCGCGCATGACAGTCAATCGCGCGCTGCGCGAACTCGCCGACGAAGGACTCGTCACGCGCGTGTCCGGTGTTGGTACCTTCGTTGCCCAGACCAAACCGCAATCCACGTTGCTGATGATCGCGCACATCGGCGATGAAATCCGCTCGCGCGGTCACGAATACAGTTGCGACACCGTGCTGTCTCAACGCGAAACCGCGTCGGTCATCGTCTCCAACGCGTTGGGGCTTGCGCCCGGCGCTTCGGTATTTCATGTGATCTGCGTGCACCGTGAGAATGGCGTGCCGGTGCAACTGGAGGACCGCTACGTGAATCCGTCGATCGCGCCGGACTTTCTGCAGCAGGATTTTTCTGCATTGAGGCCGTCGGAATATCTGTTCGAGATCGTACCCGCACATGACGTCGAACACGTGGTCGATGCGGGTCTGCCAACCCGCGCCGAAGCTGAATTGCTGGACATACGCGCCGAAGAACCGTGTTTGACACTGGTGCGCCGCACGTGGACGAGCGGCGTTGCGGTAACGTTCGCGCGTTTCGTGCATCCCGGCTCGCGCTACCGGCTCGGTTGCCGCTTTTCACCGGACACGTCGCAACGGCAGGGCTGA